Proteins from a single region of Belliella baltica DSM 15883:
- a CDS encoding alpha-glucuronidase family glycosyl hydrolase, with amino-acid sequence MKFLPFSIFFLFLSSFVLANDGYKLWMQYYPIENAESWQKEGIAKYQINATSPTLAIINDEIKRAGKGFFNFEPAENQENPKLIISKLSDLNLTTFQINKEKITALGEDGFSISKSENSETLILANTDIGLLYGTFYYLQLIQKGSEVPKEGIFQSPKIKHRVLNHWDNLDRTVERGYSGFSIWNWHRLPRHIDQQYLDYARANASIGINGTVLTNVNANSLVLTTEYLEKVKALADAFRPYGIKVYLTARFSSPIELGRLKTADPLNEVVQNWWKEKAKEVYDYIPDFGGFVVKADSEGQPGPHNYGRTQADGANMLADAVAPFGGIVMWRAFVYSENTPDDRHKQAYNEFKPIDGEFRNNVIVQVKNGAIDFQPREPFHPMFGAMPNTPLMMEFQITQEYLGHDTHLAFLAPMYEEVLKEDTFVNGKGREVAKIVDGSLDGHSLSAMAGVANIGTDRNWTGHHFHQANWYAYGKLAWNPYENSEKIADDWLRLTFNNDDTFITPVKEMMLESREMVVNYMTPLGLHHIMAESHHYGPGPWVTGGSRADWTSTYYHQASESGVGFDRTKSGSNALGQYSENLQSVWGNINSIPEKYLLWFHHVPWEHKLQNGENLWNNLALHYQKGVDEARANVKLWESMKGKIDQERFEHTLSFMKIQAEEAAWWRDACLLYFGQFSKMPLPSGVESPKHNLEYYMNYKPKNVPGI; translated from the coding sequence ATGAAATTTTTACCTTTTAGTATTTTCTTCCTGTTTCTCTCATCATTCGTCCTTGCTAATGATGGGTATAAATTATGGATGCAATATTATCCTATTGAAAATGCGGAAAGTTGGCAAAAAGAAGGAATTGCGAAGTATCAGATCAATGCAACTTCCCCAACATTAGCAATCATTAATGATGAAATCAAAAGAGCTGGGAAAGGATTTTTTAATTTCGAGCCAGCTGAAAACCAAGAGAATCCGAAACTGATTATCTCAAAATTATCTGATTTAAATTTAACTACTTTTCAAATTAATAAAGAAAAAATTACAGCTTTAGGTGAGGATGGATTTTCAATTTCTAAAAGTGAAAATTCAGAAACATTAATTCTTGCAAATACGGATATTGGTTTGCTTTATGGCACTTTTTATTATCTTCAATTGATCCAAAAAGGATCTGAAGTTCCAAAAGAAGGTATTTTTCAATCGCCAAAAATTAAGCATCGTGTGCTTAATCACTGGGACAATTTGGACAGAACTGTTGAGAGAGGATATTCAGGATTCAGCATTTGGAATTGGCATAGACTTCCACGTCACATTGATCAACAATATCTCGATTATGCTCGAGCAAATGCCTCTATTGGTATCAACGGAACCGTTTTGACCAATGTCAATGCAAATTCTCTAGTCTTGACTACAGAATATTTAGAAAAAGTAAAAGCTCTAGCAGACGCCTTTAGACCTTATGGCATCAAAGTATATCTCACTGCAAGATTTTCATCCCCAATTGAACTGGGAAGATTAAAAACTGCAGATCCATTAAATGAAGTCGTTCAAAATTGGTGGAAAGAAAAAGCCAAGGAAGTTTATGATTACATTCCTGACTTTGGTGGTTTCGTTGTAAAGGCTGATTCTGAAGGGCAGCCTGGCCCACACAATTATGGAAGAACACAAGCAGATGGAGCGAATATGCTTGCAGATGCAGTAGCTCCGTTTGGTGGAATTGTGATGTGGAGAGCATTTGTTTACAGTGAAAACACTCCCGATGATAGACATAAGCAAGCATATAATGAATTCAAACCCATAGATGGTGAGTTCAGAAACAATGTCATTGTTCAAGTTAAAAATGGTGCAATTGACTTTCAGCCTAGAGAACCTTTTCATCCGATGTTTGGAGCAATGCCTAACACTCCATTGATGATGGAATTCCAGATTACCCAAGAGTATTTGGGACACGATACACACTTGGCATTTCTCGCACCGATGTATGAGGAGGTATTGAAAGAAGACACTTTTGTAAATGGTAAAGGAAGGGAAGTTGCGAAAATTGTAGATGGGAGTTTGGATGGACATTCACTTTCTGCCATGGCAGGAGTTGCCAACATCGGTACAGATAGGAATTGGACTGGACATCATTTTCACCAAGCCAATTGGTATGCTTATGGAAAACTTGCATGGAATCCTTACGAAAATTCTGAAAAAATAGCAGACGATTGGCTCAGACTAACATTTAATAATGACGATACTTTCATTACTCCTGTAAAAGAAATGATGCTTGAGTCACGAGAAATGGTGGTCAATTATATGACTCCACTTGGTTTGCATCATATTATGGCCGAAAGCCATCATTATGGCCCGGGGCCATGGGTGACGGGTGGATCAAGAGCAGATTGGACTTCTACTTATTATCATCAAGCTTCTGAATCGGGAGTTGGATTTGACAGAACCAAGTCAGGTAGCAATGCGCTTGGACAATATTCAGAGAATCTGCAATCAGTTTGGGGAAATATCAATTCCATTCCTGAAAAATACTTGTTATGGTTTCATCATGTTCCTTGGGAACACAAACTTCAAAATGGAGAAAATCTTTGGAACAATCTTGCCCTTCACTATCAAAAAGGAGTAGATGAAGCTAGAGCAAATGTCAAGCTTTGGGAATCCATGAAAGGAAAAATTGATCAGGAGCGATTTGAACATACTTTGTCTTTTATGAAAATTCAAGCCGAAGAAGCCGCTTGGTGGCGTGATGCCTGTCTACTCTATTTTGGTCAATTTTCGAAAATGCCTTTACCATCTGGTGTAGAATCTCCGAAGCATAATTTAGAATATTATATGAATTACAAACCGAAGAATGTGCCGGGGATTTAA
- the uxuA gene encoding mannonate dehydratase: MRNSLIQSWRWYGSNDPVSLQDIRQAGATAVVSALHHVPHGDIWELDDILERKKIIEAAGLKWLVVESVPVHEAIKTNSAEAPKFLENYKISLKNLAKAGLKIICYNFMPVLDWTRTDLNFALPNGAKALCLDWADLAYFDIYMLKREGAEADYSNQVISILNKRLDTYTPEKVAALNEIICMGVPTEGSVNLEQLHESLAIYENIGKDGLRKNLALFLEAIADVCESYDLKMTIHPDDPPFPILGLPRIASNHEDLKWILNAVDRPFNGICFCTGSLGAGAFNDIPKILHDLGDRVYFAHLRNVKKDHFGNFHESDHLDGDVDMFAVMKELIKFNENRIEPIPFRPDHGHQMLDDLHKVTNPGYSAIGRLKGLAELRGLEMGIKRMMLDG, encoded by the coding sequence ATGAGAAATAGTCTAATTCAATCTTGGCGTTGGTACGGATCCAATGACCCTGTTAGTCTTCAGGATATCCGTCAAGCTGGAGCTACTGCGGTGGTATCAGCACTCCATCATGTGCCTCATGGTGATATTTGGGAATTAGATGATATTTTGGAACGAAAAAAAATCATCGAAGCAGCAGGTCTAAAATGGTTAGTTGTCGAATCAGTCCCTGTTCATGAAGCGATTAAAACAAATAGTGCCGAAGCGCCAAAATTTTTAGAAAATTATAAAATATCTCTCAAGAATCTAGCTAAAGCGGGCTTAAAAATAATCTGCTATAATTTCATGCCTGTCTTAGATTGGACGAGAACTGACCTGAACTTTGCTTTACCAAATGGAGCAAAAGCTTTATGTTTAGATTGGGCTGATTTGGCCTATTTTGATATTTACATGCTCAAAAGAGAAGGAGCAGAAGCAGATTACTCCAATCAGGTGATTTCTATTTTGAACAAAAGATTGGATACTTACACTCCTGAAAAAGTAGCTGCTTTAAATGAAATAATCTGCATGGGGGTTCCCACAGAAGGAAGTGTGAATTTGGAACAGCTTCATGAAAGCTTGGCTATTTATGAGAATATAGGAAAGGACGGATTGAGAAAAAATCTCGCATTATTTTTAGAGGCTATTGCCGATGTTTGTGAGTCCTATGATTTGAAAATGACGATTCATCCAGATGATCCGCCTTTTCCAATTTTGGGATTACCGAGAATAGCTTCGAATCATGAAGATCTCAAATGGATCTTGAATGCTGTAGATCGACCTTTCAATGGCATTTGTTTTTGCACCGGTTCTTTGGGAGCAGGTGCATTCAATGATATTCCGAAAATTCTTCATGATTTAGGCGATCGCGTTTATTTTGCCCATTTGAGAAATGTTAAGAAGGACCATTTTGGGAATTTTCATGAATCGGATCATTTGGATGGTGATGTAGATATGTTTGCTGTTATGAAAGAATTGATCAAATTCAACGAAAACAGAATTGAGCCTATACCATTTAGACCAGACCATGGTCATCAAATGCTAGATGATTTACATAAAGTGACAAATCCGGGGTATTCTGCGATCGGAAGATTAAAAGGCCTTGCAGAGTTAAGAGGTTTGGAAATGGGGATAAAGAGAATGATGCTAGATGGCTAG
- a CDS encoding LacI family DNA-binding transcriptional regulator, producing MEKEITIYDIAKGLGVSPTTVSRALNNHPAVKEKTKKKIFDAASELGYQSNIFAANLRSKRSNNIGVIVPSLKSNFQASVLAGMEKVASEAGFNLVISQSLESSEKEIANTKSMFNSRVDGLLISLASGAENLEHFSPFYKKGIPVIFYDRIANTDISTGVSIDNIQSAQIATNHLIDQGCRRIVHVLGSTEVSVYAERLKGYKYALIDKNIPFEDNLVIVLSDINEEAGEEIVSQILKMDPLPDGLFVSNDACAASCLNHLKMNGIRVPQDMALVGFNNEIISRLVEPKITTINYPGYEMGEVAMKNLINHLEEPDTTTLQNTNKITLRSELIIRESSLKKPKS from the coding sequence ATGGAGAAAGAAATAACGATATACGATATAGCAAAAGGCTTAGGAGTTTCCCCTACGACTGTAAGTAGGGCATTGAACAATCATCCTGCTGTAAAAGAGAAGACAAAAAAGAAAATCTTCGATGCTGCATCTGAATTAGGTTATCAATCGAATATTTTTGCAGCAAACCTAAGAAGCAAAAGAAGTAATAACATTGGGGTAATTGTTCCTAGCTTAAAAAGTAACTTCCAAGCTTCTGTACTTGCTGGAATGGAAAAAGTAGCGAGTGAAGCAGGGTTTAACTTGGTCATAAGTCAATCTTTGGAATCAAGTGAAAAGGAAATTGCAAATACAAAGTCAATGTTCAATAGTAGAGTTGATGGGCTTTTGATTTCTTTGGCAAGTGGTGCTGAGAATTTGGAGCATTTTTCACCCTTCTACAAAAAAGGGATTCCAGTTATTTTTTATGATAGAATTGCAAATACTGATATTAGTACGGGTGTTTCGATAGACAATATTCAATCGGCACAAATTGCTACAAATCACCTGATAGATCAAGGTTGCCGAAGAATTGTACATGTCTTAGGAAGTACCGAAGTGAGTGTTTATGCAGAAAGGCTCAAAGGGTACAAATATGCCTTAATTGACAAAAACATTCCTTTTGAAGACAATCTGGTCATCGTGTTGTCCGATATTAATGAGGAAGCTGGAGAAGAGATTGTCAGCCAAATCTTAAAAATGGACCCACTACCCGATGGGCTTTTTGTTTCTAATGATGCTTGTGCCGCTAGCTGTCTCAATCATCTAAAAATGAATGGCATTCGAGTTCCACAAGACATGGCTTTGGTCGGCTTCAACAATGAAATTATCTCAAGATTAGTTGAGCCGAAAATTACTACAATCAATTATCCAGGATATGAAATGGGAGAAGTAGCGATGAAAAACCTCATTAACCATTTAGAAGAACCTGATACAACAACACTTCAAAATACCAATAAAATTACGCTTAGATCAGAATTGATCATCAGAGAATCGTCTTTGAAAAAGCCGAAATCCTGA